The Mytilus trossulus isolate FHL-02 chromosome 13, PNRI_Mtr1.1.1.hap1, whole genome shotgun sequence genome has a segment encoding these proteins:
- the LOC134694835 gene encoding uncharacterized protein LOC134694835, with translation MSDLPEDRLEPSPPFTNVGIDTFGPWTIISRKTRGGYANSKRWAILFTCLVTRAIHIELIEEMSSSAFINAVRRFAAIRGQVKIFRSDRGINFIGAIDDLKIDSINVEDGPFKNFLYNSGTTWIFNAPHSSHMGGAWERMIGITRRILDSMLLNAAGRSLTHDVLNTLMAEVSAIVNSRPLVPVSTDPENPLILTPAMLLTQKTDYVFTSDHLGEFDKRDLCLAEWRRVQALASVFWSRWRKEYLPLLQQRRKWTEDRRDLIEGDVILLKDKNICRTQWPVGIIVNSFKSSDEHVRKAEVRVIVNGKATTYTRPIVDMILLIENSPV, from the coding sequence ATGTCTGATTTGCCAGAGGACCGTCTTGAACCTTCACCTCCGTTTACTAACGTTGGAATAGACACCTTTGGACCCTGGACAATTATTTCACGTAAAACACGTGGTGGATACGCCAACTCAAAACGTTGGGCAATTTTATTCACATGCTTAGTGACAAGAGCTATTCACATCGAATTAATCGAGGAAATGAGTTCTTCGGCCTTCATAAACGCTGTCAGGAGATTCGCCGCTATAAGAGGCCAAGTAAAGATTTTCCGATCTGACCGTGGAATAAACTTTATTGGCGCAATCGACGATTTAAAGATTGACTCAATCAACGTTGAAGATGGACCCTTCAAGAACTTTCTGTACAATTCTGGTACAACTTGGATCTTCAATGCGCCGCATTCGTCCCACATGGGTGGAGCCTGGGAAAGAATGATTGGTATCACCAGAAGAATTCTTGATTCTATGCTTCTAAACGCAGCCGGAAGAAGCCTTACACATGACGTGCTGAACACACTAATGGCAGAAGTTTCAGCAATAGTGAACTCTAGACCTCTGGTACCGGTATCAACAGATCCAGAGAATCCGTTAATATTAACTCCGGCTATGTTATTGACACAGAAAACCGACTACGTTTTCACTTCAGACCATCTTGGGGAATTCGACAAACGAGATCTCTGTCTTGCCGAATGGAGACGAGTACAGGCTCTGGCCAGTGTTTTCTGGTCCCGTTGGAGGAAGGAATACCTGCCGTTACTACAACAACGACGAAAATGGACCGAAGATCGCCGTGATCTCATCGAAGGAGACGTCATTCTTCTTAAGGACAAAAACATTTGCCGTACCCAATGGCCCGTTGGAATTATAGTGAACTCATTTAAAAGTTCAGACGAACATGTCCGAAAAGCAGAAGTGCGAGTTATCGTTAATGGAAAAGCCACAACCTACACACGCCCTATCGTGGACATGATTCTTCTCATAGAGAACTCTCCTgtgtaa